The genomic interval CCAGCAAGCGGGCGGCAAAATCGGCCCGGCCGGCCATGACCTTGATTGCCTTTTTCCAGGCGGCGTTCGGCAAAGTGTCGATCCGCATGTACACATGGTAGGGGCGCGGGCGGGAACCCCGCACCTGCGCTTTCACCAGGCCGGCACCCAGCAAGATCTCCTGCACGCGGCCGCTGCGGGCATAAGTGCGGCCCCGCTGCAACCGGCCGGCCCAGCCGAACGACTGCAGCACGGCAACCCAGCGTTGCCCCCACCAACTCACTCCAAATTCCTGGCGTCGCGCCATCTCCATCCCCCCTCCGCGCCTGGCGCCTGCTTCTGGATCGGCAGGCGATTCGTCCAGCGCCTCCGTGGACGTCGCGCCATCTCCATCTCCTCCCGCGGCGCCTGCTTCAGTCCGGATCTCCGGCCAGGGCTTGCGCCCGCAGTTGGAACAAATCGCGCAACTCGGCGGTGGACAGTTCGGTCACCCAGTCCTCGCCGCTGCCGATCACCTCGGCGGCCAGCGCCGTTTTCTGTTCAATCATCAGGTCGATTTTCTCCTCCACCGTTCCCACGCAGACGAATTTATGCACCAACACGTTCCGTTGCTGCCCGATGCGGAAAGCGCGGTCCGTGGCCTGGTTTTCCACCGCCGGGTTCCACCAGCGGTCGAAATGAAAGACGTGGTTGGCGGCGGTCAAGTTCAGACCGGTGCCGCCGGCCTTCAGAGAAAGGATGAACAGCGGCGGCCCGCCGTCCTGAAATCGCGCCACCATCTCGTCCCGGGCACGGCGCTGGACGCCGCCGTGCAGGAAAAGCACCTCCCGGCCGAAACGCCGCTCCAGGTGCAGCCGCAGCAAGGCGCCCATCTCCCGGAACTGCGTGAACACAAGCGCCCGGTCCCCGGTCGCCAACGCCTCGTCCAACAATTCTTCCAACCGGTTCAGCTTGCCGGAACGCCCGGCGAGCGAACCGCCGTCCTTCAGCAGATGCACCGGATGATTGCAGAGCTGCTTAAGCTTGCCGAGCGTGGCCAGGATGAGCCCGCGCCGCTCCATCCCCGCGGCGTTGTCGATCCGGTCCAGCATATCCGCGACCACGGCGGCATAAAGCGTACCTTGCTCCGGCGTCAGGTGGCAGAAAACCTTTTGTTCCTGCTTTTCCGGCAAATCAGGGGCCACGTTCGGATCGGTTTTCAAGCGGCGCAGGATGAAGGGCGCCACCAGGCGGCGCAACCGGGCGGTACGGGCCGCATCGCGGCCCCGCTCAATGGGGCGGGCAAAGTGTTCCTGAAACCAGCGCTGGGAGCCCAGATACCCCGGGTTCAGGAAATTGCTGATCGACCAGAGTTCGGAGAGGCGGTTTTCCACCGGCGTACCGGTCAACGCCAGGCGGTAGCCGGAGGCCAGCGCACCCACATGGCGCGCCTGTTTGCTCCCGGCGTTCTTGATGTGCTGCGCTTCGTCCAGAACGATCCCGTCCCATGTCACCCGCGCCAAGGCGGCGTGATCGCGGACAACCAGCCCGTACGTGCTGACCACCAAATCCCAGCGGACCGCTTCCCGTACCAGGTCGTCCCCATGCAGCCGCTGCGGACCGTGGTGCACCAGCACCCGGAGTCCGGGAGCGAACCGGGCCGCCTCCCGTTCCCAGTTCCCCACTACCGAGGTCGGGCAAACGAGCAGTGACGGGCCTTGCGCCCGTCCCTGCTCCCGGCGCCGCAGCAAAAACACCAGGAACTGGATGGTCTTGCCCAGTCCCATGTCATCGGCCAGGCAGGCCCCCAAACCCCACTTTTCCAAAAAACAGAGCCAGGAAAAACCACGTTCCTGGTATGCCCGCAACACTCCTTGAAAACCGGCCGGCACCGGCAGGGCCCCGGGCCGCTCCCCGGCGGTCAACTGCGCCAGCAAATCCCCCACCCAGCCCTCGCCAACGGTTTCGACCACCGGCAGCGCGCCCGGTTCGCCCGGTTCCGCCGCCGCCCCTTCATTCGGCGCCCGGCCCGCATCACCAGACAATCCGTAGCGGAGCGCCTCCGCCAGCTTCATCCGGCCCGCCCCGGTTTTCCGGCGCCACAGATCGGCCACCGCCGGTACCGTTTCCGGCGCCAACTCCACCCAGCGGCCGCGCAAACGGACCAGCGGCACCTTCAGGGCCGCCAGCCGGGCAAACTCCTCCCGGTCCAACAACTCTCCCCCCAAGGCCAGTTCCCAGTCGCACTCCACCACCGATTCCATGCTCAGCAGCCCGGATATCCCGCCTGCCGGAGAACGCCCGGCCCGACCCGGGCGCGGCGGGCGCAATTTCAAATGCAACCCCGGAGAAACCGCCTGACCGCACCAGGGCGGCAACTGAACCACAAAGCCCTGCTCCTGCAACCGCGCCGCCCCGGTACATATAAAATCGTAGGCCTCGGCGATGGAAAGACGGACAAAAGCCGGGCGGGCCGTGCGCAGTCCGCCGTCCAACGGCGGGAAAACCTGAGCGGCCAGTCCCAGGTCGGCCAGCAGTCTTTCCTGGGGACGCACAAACCGCCGCTGCAAAAACTCCAGATCCCGGCCCCGGGCGTTCCACACCTCTTCCGCCGGCACCAGCAGCGAGGGATCGTCCACTGCCTGCAGAAAAAACTCCAGCCGCCAGTCTTCATCCCCGTCCGTCTGCGACCATCCCGGTTCGGCCGGTTCCTCGGGTTCTCCCGGCTTCTCCGGCGCCACCAGCCGCAGGCAGGTGCGGAAACCGGCCTCCGCCGCTTCCACCTCCCGGGTCAGTTCGCCCTGCCAGGCCGCCAGGCCGGCCGTCAACGATTCCAGGGACCGCTTCGGTATCTTGAGCAGCGGTCGGCGGTCGCCCAGCGCCGCCATCCAAATCCCGGCGGGCGTGGACTGGTGATACAAAGACAGTTGGGTACCGCCGGCCTCCGCCAACCAACGGCGCACCGTGGCATCGATCACCGCCTGCAGGAAATCGGTCAGCAAATCCGGACCGCGGCGCGGCAGTACACCGCTGTCCGCCGCAAAAACCGCCGGATCGGCCGCCATCCGGCAAACGGGCGGCATTCGCTCTCCCAAGTGCGCCAAGCGTTCCGCATCCTCCGGCGCGTTCAAAACCGGACGCCAGCAGGCCGCCGGCACCAGTTTTTCCCGCGCCGGTTTTTCCCACGTTGGTTTTTCCCGCGTTGGTTCGGTATGGATCTCCACACCCGGCTGGATGCGCAACCGCTCCAGGAGATCCAGGGCAAACCGGGCCGCACGGCCCCAATAGAGCACATCGGCCGCCGGGAGCACTCCGGAAGAACCGTCCATCTCCGGCAGCGTCAACAACACGTCCAGCAACCGGGCCGGAAAAACCGCCGCCGCTTCCACCGTCCAGGGCAACAGCCGCAGCACCGGTTCCAGGCCTCCGCCGGAAGCATCCGGCCCGTTCACCGCACCTCTCCGGGCCGTCCCGGCGTGTTCCGCCCGCCGGTGCGGCCCGGCCGCCATCGCCGCGGGCGCAGAAACAGGCCGAGTCTCTGTAGACGGCAGCACCACCACCAGCTTGTCCGGCTCCGTCACGGGAATAGGGTCACGATTGTCCCAAAAAGGCAGCGCGTCCCGGAGTTGCACCGCTTCGACGGCGAACGGGTGCGCCGGCTGCCAGCCACCTTTGCGCCTCGCGGGCCGCCCCTTGCTCCCCTTGCTCCCGGAGGCATTGGAAGCCTTTTCCCCCCAAAAGTACATGCGCCCGGCTCCGGGACAGTCCCCCTCATTCACCCACACCGCGTGCAGCACAATCACCGCACCAACCACTCCCTAAATCCGGTCAACACCAACCAATATCCGCGATCCGCGCCCCGGTTCGCAAATTTAGCCCCATATCCCCAAACCATTGAAACTCCAAATGAATAGGTCTGGTTCAACGAACAAACTCGATTTCCTGCGGAGGTGAGAAATAATGCGGCGTCTTTCGGAAGGTTTGCGCCAGACATCGGAAGGTTTGGGCCAGACGACGGTCACTTGTTATCAAGTGACCGAAAGCCCCCGGTGCGGCCGCTGCATGACGGATTGCCTGGTGGTATTCACCCAGGCGGTGATGAACAAATTACTGATGGCGTTGGGAGCGGCCCTCCTCGAGCTGGATCACCGGGACGTCGAAGATCTTTTCCCCGGTGCGGTTCAATGGTTTTACCCTCGCCCGGCGGTTTTCGGAGTCCAGTTCCTCGATCCAGACCGGAAAACCGTTCAGCAGCACCTCGATGGTGTCGTCGGCGGCGACGATCTCGCGGGCCCTTTCAAAGTCCATTTTCATTTCGCTCCCTTTTTTTATGGCTTTCCAGTGGGTTGGTGCTTAGGAGATAGTCTTCCCCGCCACCGGGAAAAAACATCTTGACAGGTTCGTAGAAGATTCATAATATTAGGTTAAGTAGGGGGGAGTAGCTCTTAAGCAGCGGCGGACATCGTCAGCACGTCCTGCGTTAACGTGGGGCCGGTGCCGCAGATCAGGGCACAGAACGTATTTGTGCCTGATGAGCAAGACCTCTGCCAGGCGCGATGCTTTTAGACAAGCGTTCGTCCGGCAGGGGTCGTTTGTTTTAGTATCGGAAAGGAGATTGTCCAGGTTAGTATTTCGGAAGCTAAGCAAATATAACCCTGTATTGGGTTAAGTAGGGGGGAGTAGCTCCCGGCAGCGGCATCGTCAGCACGTCCTGCGTTAACGTGGGGCCGGTGCCGCGGATCAGGCGCACAAGACGTATTTTGTGCCTGATGAGCAAGACCTCTGCCAGGCGCGATGCTTTTAGACAAGCGTTCGTCCGGTGGGGGTCGTTCGTTTTTTCTGATGAACGCAAAAACAGTGCCGGGAGGTGAGTAACGCCGATACTCAGGTGAAGGCGGCTTAAACGCCGTGCTCTTGTCGAGCGGGGGAACCTGCACGAATCCGAACCTTGACCCTTCAGGGAAATCTTACCGCCAAAGGAGGTGCCCGGCCCTTATTATCAGGGGATGCAGGGGATGAAAAAATAAACTTTAATTTTGTGATGGAGGTATTGCCGTGTCTCAAGCTACTTTAAACCCGGTAAATGCAAATTATGTTGAAGGCATTCGCAAGGCTCTCCCGGGCTTGATTCTGGTGGCCGCGCTGGGCGGGTTCGCCTTCTGGGCGGACGGTTACATATTTATGTGAAACATTTTCTCATAGGTCCCAAAAATATTCCTTAATTAACGGGGGTGTGATAAGAAATGAAAGGACAGGCTCCTCGTCCTGCGGACGATGTGGTGGTGCTGGATGAATCCCCTAAAAAAGGATTTTCGGAACTCTTTAAAAGCGAGGATTATTGGGCCATTTGGTTGGGTGCCGTCGTTTTGCTGATGGGGTTGTTTCTTTACGTGGTCCTGGGTCCGGTGACCGATGCCCGTCAGAAGATAGACGAATACAATGCCGTTATGGCCGCGGAAGCCCAGAGAGCCCCTTTTAAAACCATGGCCTGGCACCAAGCCCGGGAGGCTAAGGAAAAAGTAACCACCAGATCGGAGCCGGCCAAAATACTGGAACAATATCTGGCCCGGCCCGGCAGATGGGATACCAGCCCCGCGGCTTCATTCTACCTGAGCCCGGAAGAGGCCAAAGCCGTCAGTGAGGCCAACAAACCCAAGTTCGAGGCGGCCCAAAAGGAAAGGGAGGAAGCGGAGGCAAAGGCTAAAATAGCCGAGGCAGACGCTGCCGCCGCCGGTTATAAGGATGCCGCTCTAAATGCTCAGGCGGGGTCACAAATCGACGCATGGATAAAGGCCCGGGAAGCGGAAGCAAAGGCGAAAAAAGCCGCCGAAACCAAACCATATAATCACTTTGTATCTCTGGGCGTACTGTGCGTGGCCCTGGGACTGTTCTTTTCGATCGGCATGAAGATAATGGGCGCCAGTCTGCGCCGGTTTTTGCTCGGTTTTCCTTTTGTGTTTCTCCTGGCGGCACTGGCCTATTTCCTGGCCGCCCAGGTTGACATCAGGGCGTGGGGATTGGAGTATGTCCTCTGGGCCATTATCATCGGCCTTTTGATCAGCAATACCGTCGGCACCCCCAAGTGGGTGATGCCGGCGGTGCAAACCGAGTATTATATTAAAACAGGCCTGATTCTACTGGGGGCCAGTATTCTTTTCGGCAAGATCATTCTGGTGGGGCTCCCGGGATTGCTCATTACCTGGGTGGCTTGCCCGGCGGTGCTGATCTTTACGTACTGGTTCGGCCAGCGCATATTGAAAATGGAATCCAAGACTCTGAACATTGTGTTGTCCGCCGATATGTCGGTGAGCGGCGTGTCGGCGGCCATAGCCACCGCCGCCGCCTGCCGGGCCAAAAAAGAGGAACTTACCCTGGCCATCGGCATCTCCATTATTTTCACTTCCCTCATGATGTTTGTCATGCCTGCTGTGGCCAAAGCCGTGGGAATGCACCCGGTGCTGGCCGGCGCATGGATGGGTGGTTCCATTGATTCCACCGGGGCGGTGGTGGCAGCGGGCGCACTGCTGGGAAACGAAGCCATGACTGTGGCCGCCACCATCAAAATGATCCAGAACATACTGATAGGGATCGTGGCCTTTGGTGTGGCGGCTTACTGGACCACGGTGGTGGACCGCACCCGCGCCGGCGAAGTGGAACTCACCGCAGGCGCAGCAGTCAGGGAGATTTGGAAGCGTTTCCCAAGATTCATCCTGGGCTTTTTGGGGGCTTCCCTGGTATTCTCCGCCATTTATCAGTACCTGGGCCCGGACATGGGCAAGGCGGTGCTGGACGAAGGAATGATCAGGGGTTGGAGTTCAATCCTGCAAGGCTGGTTTTTTGCCTTGGCTTTTGTATCCATCGGCCTGGGGACCAACTTCCGGGAGCTGAAAAAATACCTCAAGGGCGGCAAACCGGTAATACTCTATATTGTGGGTCAGTCCGCCCAGTGGATAATCACCCTGGTCATGGCCTACCTGCTGTTCTTTGTACTGTTTAGGAGTATTACGGATAGGCTCATGATGTAACCTCCGAAGCACAATGGCAGAATGCGGAATACGGGGAATGATGATGGAAAAGGACAGATATGCCGAAAGACCCGGCGGACCCAAGGGTCCGCCGGGCACAAACAACAAATGGCTCGTTTTTTTGCTGACGGTGTCGCTCCTGATGATTTTCGCCTTTGTGTTGCTTCCCGGACTCCCGGGCCTCTTGGGCCTCAAGCATAGCCATAATCTGATCATCGAAGAGGGTATCGAAGCGGGGGCTTTTTTTTACCCCGATGTAAAAAAAGTCGGGGAAGCCGAGTCCTACTTGCGGGATTCCCGCGACTACGCCCCACCGGGGTGCGACATTTCCCAGTAATACCAATGCTTTTCCGGATTACGTTTTTTGGCGAAAACATCTTGACAGGCCCCAAGAAAAATCATAATATTAGGGTAGGTAGGGGGGAGTAGCTCCGAGTAGCGGGCATCGTCAGCACGTCCTATGTTGTGTGGACCGGTGCCGCAAATCAGAGTGTTGGTGTATTATGTCTGATGAGCAAGACCTTTACCAGGTATGGCACTTTTATGCAAGTGCGTCTGGTAGGGGTTTATTTATTTTTATTGTTTCTACTACTAACTGACCAATAACTGACCGAAAAGGAGATTATCCATGCCGACATCTTCACGGTGGCACTGCCTGAGCGTTGAAGAAACGCTCGGGGAACTCAAGACGTCGCAGAGTGGACTGACCTCGGAAGAGGCCCGGGAGCGCCTTGCCGTCTACGGCCGCAATGAGCTGGAAGAGAAGAAAAAGAGGACGCCACTCATGATGGCCCTGGACCAGTTCAAGGATTTCCTGGTCGTCGCGCTGCTCATTGCCGCGGTTGTCTCCGGCGTCGTTGGGAAGCCCACCGCCTCCCTGGCGATTCTCGCTATCGTGATCTTAAACGCGATCATCGGCTTTATTCAGGAGTACCGGGCCGAAGAGGCCATGGCGGCGCTGAAACGAATGGCGGCGCCCCTCGCCACTGTCCTGCGGGACAATGTGCCCGCGCAGGTCAAAGCCGCCGAGCTTGTTCCCGGAGACCTGGTGCTGCTGGAGGCGGGCCAAATCGTACCTGCGGATCTGCGCGTGGTGGAAACGGCGAATATGCTGGTGGAGGAGGCCGCCTTGACCGGGGAATCCGTTCCCGTGGAAAAGCACACCAGAAAGCTTCGCGACCCCCATCTCCCCCTCGGCGACAGAAAGAACATGGCCTATCTGGGGACCGTGGTCACTTATGGCCGCGCCTCCGGGGTCGTCGTCGCCACGGGCATGGGCACGGAAATGGGGACGATCGCGACCCTGCTTCAGGAAGAACAAGCGGCGAAAACCCCCCTTCAGCAGCGGTTTGCCGTTTTCGGCAAGCGGCTGGCGGCGGCGATTTTCGTGATCTGCGCCGTCATATTCGTGGCGGGTCTGATGCGGGGAGAGCCGGTCTTCCTGATGCTGCTCACCGCCGTCAGTCTTGCCGTGGCGGCCATTCCCGAGGCCCTGCCCGCCGTTGTCACCATCACCCTGGCCATCGGCGCAAAGAAGCTGGTAAAACAGAATGCCCTGGTGCGAAAGCTGCCCGCCGTCGAAACCCTCGGCTCCGTAACCTATATCTGTTCGGACAAGACCGGCACCCTTACGCTCAACAAGATGACGGTGGAAGAGGTGTACGCCGAAGGACGTCTGGCGGCGGCCGAGGAACTGCGCGGCGCTCCTTCGGCCGCGCATGCGGCATCCTCCTTTACCACGCTGCTCACGGCCATGAGCCTGTCGAACGATGTAAAGGTCGGCGCGGGCGGCGCCGTAAATGGCGACCCCACCGAGGTGGCGCTTTTTGCCCTGGCGGAGGAGAGCGGGTTCGGCAAGGCCGCGATGGAGAAAAAGTACCCGCGCCTCGCGGAATTGCCCTTTGATTCGGACCGCAAGCTCATGACCACCTTTCACGCCTGGGAGGACGGGAAGATCGTCTCGTTTACGAAAGGCGCGGTCGAGGTGGTCTTGGACCAAACCGAGGGGATGCTCACGGCGCAGGGCGAGACCGCCCCCATTTCTCCCGAGGTCGAATGCGTGAGCGAGCAGATCGCCGGGGACGGGCTGCGGGTCCTGGGCTTCGGGATGCGGATCTGGGAGAGGCTCCCCGACGACCTCTCACCCGCCGGCGTGGAGACCGGGCTCACCCTGATCGGTCTCGCGGGCTTGATGGACCCGCCCCGGCCGGAGGCGGTGGATGCCGTGGCTGTATGCCGGTCGGCCGGCATTACGCCCGTGATGATCACGGGCGACCACCCGGCCACGGCGCTTACCATTGCGCGGCGCGTCGGCATCGTGACGGACGGCGCGGAGACGGTGATGACCGGCCGGGACCTCGAAAAATTGCCGCCGGAGGCGTTCGAGGAGCGGGTCGAGCACATCCGGGTTTATGCGCGCGTGGCGCCGGAGCAAAAACTCAGGATCGTCAGGGCCCTGCAGGACCGGGGCCAGTTCGTGGCCATGACGGGCGACGGCGTGAACGACGCGCCGGCGCTCAAGCGGGCGAATATCGGGGTCGCCATGGGGATCACCGGAACGGACGTGTCCAAGGAGGCGTCGAGTTTGATTCTCCTTGACGACAACTTCGCGACGATCGTAAAAGCGGTGAAGGAAGGACGGCGCATTTACGACAACATCCTTAAATTCATGAAATACTCCCTGACCTGTAACGCGGGGACCGTCTGGGCCGTGTTCCTTGCGCCCTTTTTCGGACTGCCTCTTCCCCTTCTGCCACTGCAAATATTGTGGATGAACCTCCTGTGCGACAGCCTTCCCGGGATCGCCTTGACCGCGGAGCCCGCCGAGAGCAGGGTGATGCAACGTCCTCCCCGCAGGCCGGACGAGGGAGTCTTCGCTCAAAACCGCGGCCTTTTCATTGTCCTCTTCGGGCTGGTCATCGGCGCCTCGGTCCTTCTTTTTCAGGCCTACAGCATGCACGCGGGGCTGGCGTGGCAGACCATGGTATTCACCGCGCTGGTGCTCGGAAGAATGGCGGCCATCCTGGCCATGCGCTCGGAAAATGACTTGCTGCTCTCCATCGGTGTCTTCAGCAACAGGTCGCTCCTGGGCGCGGTGCTCCTCGTCGTCCTGCTCCAGATGGCGGTCGTGTATCTGCCGTTTGCAAACGACATATTCGACACCACGCCGCTTACGTTCCACGAGCTGGCGCTCACGCTCGCCCTGTCGGTCGTGATGTTCCTGGCCCTCGAGGTTGCAAAGGCGTTCAAACCGCGGGCCCGGCTGCAACCGTATTCAATGTCGTAGTACGGGTGGTCGCCGCAAACCGGCCAACAAACCGGGGTGGGCCGCGTCAGAGCCTGAAAAAGAAAGGGGGGCCTTCATTAAGGAAGGCCCCTCACGAGTTGGTTTCGGCGGGACGCATGGGCAGCGGCCGGCGCGCGGCGGCGGCTGGGAGCGCGGGGGGCGCGGCCGGGGGCGCAACCTGAGAAATAACCAGTTGCGGCTATTTTCACGCAGCGGGCGTGGAGCTTTTTTCTGCTCCCAGTCCGGGACAGCCGCCTTTTCTTTTGACCTAGCCCAGGATCGCCGCCAGGTCCTGGTCCGGCGTGGTGATCGGCTTGAGGTCAAAGGCCTTGACCAGCGTTTCCAGGACGTTTGGGGAGACAAACGCCGGCAGGCTGGGCCCCAGGCGGATATTCCTGATCCCGAGGTGCAGCAGGGTGAGCAGGATGGCGACCGCCTTCTGCTCGTACCAGGACAGCACCATGGAAAGCGGCAGGTCGTTGACGCCGCACTTAAAGGCGCCGGCCAGCGCCACGGCGATCTGGACGGCGGAGTAGGCGTCGTTGCACTGCCCGATGTCCAGCAAGCGCGGGATGCCGCCGATGTCGCCGAGCTTTTGATCAAAGAAACGGAACTTGCCGCACGCCAGGGTCAGGACCACGGTATCCCGGGGAGTCTTGGCCACGAACTCGGTGTAGTAGTTGCGGCCGGGCTTCGCCCCGTCGCAGCCGGCGACCAGGAAGAAGTGCTTGATGTCCCCGTTCTTTACGGCGGCGATGACCTTGTCGGCCACGCCCAGCACGGTGTTGCGGGCGAATCCCACCAAGACGCTTCCCCGGTCCTCGTCGGCGGCGAAACCGGGCAGCGCCAGCGCCTTCTCGATGACGGGGGCAAAATCCCCGCCGGCGATATGCTTGACTCCCGGCCAGCCGACGACGCTGGTGGTGAAGATGTTGTCGGCGTAGGCGTCCTTCGGTTCCTGGAGGCAGTTCGTGGTCATCAGAATCGCCCCGGGAAACTGGGCGAACTCCTTCTTCTGGTTCTGCCAGCCGGTGCCGAAGTGCCCGTAGAAGTGCGGGTGCTTTTTGAGTTCCGGGTAGCCGTGGGCGGGCAGCATCTCACCGTGGGTGTAGACGTATACGTCCCGGCCCGCGGTCTGCTGGAGCACCGCCTCCAGGTCCTTGAGGTCGTGACCGGACACCAGGAGGCACTTCCCCTGCTTGTGCCCGAGGGGCACCGCGGTCGGAACCGGGTGGCCGTAAGTGCCGGTGTGGCCCGCGTCCAGAAGTTCCATGGCGCGCAGGTTGACCTCGCCGCACTGCAACGCCAGCCCGACCCAATCGTCAAGCGTCAGGGCCGGATCGGTCAGGGCGGCCAGGGCCCGGTGGATGAAGGCGTAGACCGCGTCGTCCTCCTGCCCCAGGGCTTGCGCGTGCAGCGCGTAGGCCGACATCCCGCTGACCCCGATGACCGTGATCGACTGCAGGGACTGTACGTCCGGGTCGGCGCCGCGATCGTAGGGCAGGCCCACCTCTTGCCCCTGACGGATCAGGCCGTCCAGGTCGGGAGCCGGCTGGAAGGAGGCCGCCGGATCGGAGAAGCCGGTGTTCCCGCCGGCCAGGCGCACCTTTTCCCGGAGTTGGGCCGTCAGCGCGGCGCACCGGCGGATGAGCGCCTCCAGGCGCGCCGGATCGAAGTTGACGTTGGTCAGCGTCGCGAACAGGCCCTCGGTGGTGAACCGGTCGGCCTCCCGGTCCACGACCCCCACGCGCCGCCCCTCGTGGGCGTAGAGCGCCAGGCCCTTCACCGCGTGGAGCAAAAGGTCCTGAAGCGCGGCCACCTCGGGCTTCTTCCCGCAGACGCCGGTAACGGTGCAGCCCTTACCCTGGGCGGTCTGTTCACACTGGTTGCAGAACATCTTCATTTCTTTTTTCCTCTCCCTTCGGTTTTTTGGGGGTTTTAAAACCCCCGGAAGACACTTGCCGGTTCAAAATGCTGGGCTTGTTGGAATCGCTTTTAGCTTGGGCGCATCTGATTGGGTGGTCGCAAAGTCTTTGTGCGTCTTGTGCCTAATCCCCCCATAATCCCCCCTTAGATGTAATGGATGATATTTGTCCTCTATGCCCGAAAAAAATTTGGTCCCGTGCTCAGGCCGGGGCGCCCCGGGCATCGTGCCCGTGCCCGGACCGCTCCAGCGCCACGATCTCCGCGAAAGTCTTGCTGTTGAGTTCCGCCACGAGGGCCTGCTGGGCGCTGGTCAGGATGCGGTGGATATGGCACGTGCCCTTGTTGGGGCACTCGTTGCCGTAGGCGAGGCAGACGTTTATCGCCAGCGGCCCTTCGATCGCCGTAATGACGTCGCCCAGGCGGATCTCGGAACTGGGGCGGGCCAACCGGACGCCCCCCTGGACGCCGCGCTGGGTGTGCACCAAACCGGCCCGGGCCAGGAGCTGGATGGTCTTTTTCAGGAAGTCTTCCGGGATCTCCTGGCGTTCGGAGATCACCTTGGCCGGCAGTATTTCGCCGAAGGGCAGCCGGGCCAACTCCAGCAGGGTGTGAACGGCGTATTCCGTTTGACGGGTGATCTGCACGGTGCGCTCTCTCCTATAGAGGACTAAAATCATCCTATTTATCTTATACTACAACAGAAGCATAAGGCAACGCAAGTGCCAAACGCAAAAATTTTAGAAAGCAAGTACCGGTCGGTGCGACATGCCCTGCTCAGATCGGCCGCCGGGGTTTTGCAGCAGGTT from Bacillota bacterium carries:
- a CDS encoding cation-translocating P-type ATPase, whose amino-acid sequence is MPTSSRWHCLSVEETLGELKTSQSGLTSEEARERLAVYGRNELEEKKKRTPLMMALDQFKDFLVVALLIAAVVSGVVGKPTASLAILAIVILNAIIGFIQEYRAEEAMAALKRMAAPLATVLRDNVPAQVKAAELVPGDLVLLEAGQIVPADLRVVETANMLVEEAALTGESVPVEKHTRKLRDPHLPLGDRKNMAYLGTVVTYGRASGVVVATGMGTEMGTIATLLQEEQAAKTPLQQRFAVFGKRLAAAIFVICAVIFVAGLMRGEPVFLMLLTAVSLAVAAIPEALPAVVTITLAIGAKKLVKQNALVRKLPAVETLGSVTYICSDKTGTLTLNKMTVEEVYAEGRLAAAEELRGAPSAAHAASSFTTLLTAMSLSNDVKVGAGGAVNGDPTEVALFALAEESGFGKAAMEKKYPRLAELPFDSDRKLMTTFHAWEDGKIVSFTKGAVEVVLDQTEGMLTAQGETAPISPEVECVSEQIAGDGLRVLGFGMRIWERLPDDLSPAGVETGLTLIGLAGLMDPPRPEAVDAVAVCRSAGITPVMITGDHPATALTIARRVGIVTDGAETVMTGRDLEKLPPEAFEERVEHIRVYARVAPEQKLRIVRALQDRGQFVAMTGDGVNDAPALKRANIGVAMGITGTDVSKEASSLILLDDNFATIVKAVKEGRRIYDNILKFMKYSLTCNAGTVWAVFLAPFFGLPLPLLPLQILWMNLLCDSLPGIALTAEPAESRVMQRPPRRPDEGVFAQNRGLFIVLFGLVIGASVLLFQAYSMHAGLAWQTMVFTALVLGRMAAILAMRSENDLLLSIGVFSNRSLLGAVLLVVLLQMAVVYLPFANDIFDTTPLTFHELALTLALSVVMFLALEVAKAFKPRARLQPYSMS
- a CDS encoding SNF2-related protein; its protein translation is MIVLHAVWVNEGDCPGAGRMYFWGEKASNASGSKGSKGRPARRKGGWQPAHPFAVEAVQLRDALPFWDNRDPIPVTEPDKLVVVLPSTETRPVSAPAAMAAGPHRRAEHAGTARRGAVNGPDASGGGLEPVLRLLPWTVEAAAVFPARLLDVLLTLPEMDGSSGVLPAADVLYWGRAARFALDLLERLRIQPGVEIHTEPTREKPTWEKPAREKLVPAACWRPVLNAPEDAERLAHLGERMPPVCRMAADPAVFAADSGVLPRRGPDLLTDFLQAVIDATVRRWLAEAGGTQLSLYHQSTPAGIWMAALGDRRPLLKIPKRSLESLTAGLAAWQGELTREVEAAEAGFRTCLRLVAPEKPGEPEEPAEPGWSQTDGDEDWRLEFFLQAVDDPSLLVPAEEVWNARGRDLEFLQRRFVRPQERLLADLGLAAQVFPPLDGGLRTARPAFVRLSIAEAYDFICTGAARLQEQGFVVQLPPWCGQAVSPGLHLKLRPPRPGRAGRSPAGGISGLLSMESVVECDWELALGGELLDREEFARLAALKVPLVRLRGRWVELAPETVPAVADLWRRKTGAGRMKLAEALRYGLSGDAGRAPNEGAAAEPGEPGALPVVETVGEGWVGDLLAQLTAGERPGALPVPAGFQGVLRAYQERGFSWLCFLEKWGLGACLADDMGLGKTIQFLVFLLRRREQGRAQGPSLLVCPTSVVGNWEREAARFAPGLRVLVHHGPQRLHGDDLVREAVRWDLVVSTYGLVVRDHAALARVTWDGIVLDEAQHIKNAGSKQARHVGALASGYRLALTGTPVENRLSELWSISNFLNPGYLGSQRWFQEHFARPIERGRDAARTARLRRLVAPFILRRLKTDPNVAPDLPEKQEQKVFCHLTPEQGTLYAAVVADMLDRIDNAAGMERRGLILATLGKLKQLCNHPVHLLKDGGSLAGRSGKLNRLEELLDEALATGDRALVFTQFREMGALLRLHLERRFGREVLFLHGGVQRRARDEMVARFQDGGPPLFILSLKAGGTGLNLTAANHVFHFDRWWNPAVENQATDRAFRIGQQRNVLVHKFVCVGTVEEKIDLMIEQKTALAAEVIGSGEDWVTELSTAELRDLFQLRAQALAGDPD
- a CDS encoding putative sulfate exporter family transporter, whose product is MKGQAPRPADDVVVLDESPKKGFSELFKSEDYWAIWLGAVVLLMGLFLYVVLGPVTDARQKIDEYNAVMAAEAQRAPFKTMAWHQAREAKEKVTTRSEPAKILEQYLARPGRWDTSPAASFYLSPEEAKAVSEANKPKFEAAQKEREEAEAKAKIAEADAAAAGYKDAALNAQAGSQIDAWIKAREAEAKAKKAAETKPYNHFVSLGVLCVALGLFFSIGMKIMGASLRRFLLGFPFVFLLAALAYFLAAQVDIRAWGLEYVLWAIIIGLLISNTVGTPKWVMPAVQTEYYIKTGLILLGASILFGKIILVGLPGLLITWVACPAVLIFTYWFGQRILKMESKTLNIVLSADMSVSGVSAAIATAAACRAKKEELTLAIGISIIFTSLMMFVMPAVAKAVGMHPVLAGAWMGGSIDSTGAVVAAGALLGNEAMTVAATIKMIQNILIGIVAFGVAAYWTTVVDRTRAGEVELTAGAAVREIWKRFPRFILGFLGASLVFSAIYQYLGPDMGKAVLDEGMIRGWSSILQGWFFALAFVSIGLGTNFRELKKYLKGGKPVILYIVGQSAQWIITLVMAYLLFFVLFRSITDRLMM
- a CDS encoding H-type small acid-soluble spore protein, which translates into the protein MDFERAREIVAADDTIEVLLNGFPVWIEELDSENRRARVKPLNRTGEKIFDVPVIQLEEGRSQRHQ